In one Brevibacillus composti genomic region, the following are encoded:
- the speE gene encoding polyamine aminopropyltransferase, whose translation MELWYTEKQTENHGITTKISETLYSEKTEFQQLDIINTKQFGRMLVLDGMVMTTDVDEFVYHEMISHVALNTHPNPKKVLVVGGGDGGAIREIVKHPSVEKAVLAEIDGGVIESSKKYFPHIASELTGNPRVDVQVIDGIKHIHDHKGEYDVIMVDSTEPVGPAVGLFEKGFYQGIYDALKPDGIMVAQTESPWFNRDLIKRVFKDISSIFPVTRLYTCSIPTYPSGLWSFTIGSKQYDPLEVDPSKIKDVGTKYYNAELHHAAFKLPNFVAELTRD comes from the coding sequence ATGGAACTGTGGTATACCGAAAAACAAACGGAAAATCACGGTATTACAACAAAAATTAGCGAGACCTTATACAGCGAAAAAACAGAATTTCAACAGCTGGATATTATCAACACCAAACAATTTGGCCGTATGCTGGTCCTCGATGGCATGGTCATGACCACTGACGTGGATGAGTTTGTCTATCATGAGATGATCTCCCACGTGGCCCTCAACACTCACCCGAACCCGAAGAAGGTTCTGGTCGTAGGCGGGGGAGACGGCGGCGCAATCCGCGAAATCGTCAAGCATCCTTCCGTAGAAAAAGCCGTGTTGGCTGAAATTGACGGCGGGGTCATCGAGTCTTCAAAAAAATACTTTCCACACATCGCCAGCGAACTGACCGGCAATCCGCGCGTTGACGTCCAAGTGATCGACGGCATCAAGCATATCCATGATCACAAAGGCGAGTACGACGTCATCATGGTCGACTCGACCGAGCCTGTCGGGCCGGCAGTAGGCTTGTTTGAAAAAGGTTTTTACCAAGGAATCTACGATGCGCTGAAGCCGGACGGCATCATGGTAGCGCAGACGGAATCCCCTTGGTTCAACCGCGATTTGATCAAACGCGTATTTAAAGATATCTCGTCTATCTTCCCGGTCACCCGCCTGTATACATGCAGCATCCCGACCTATCCATCGGGATTGTGGAGCTTTACCATTGGGTCCAAGCAGTACGATCCGCTGGAAGTCGATCCGAGCAAGATCAAGGACGTTGGCACCAAATACTACAATGCCGAGCTTCACCACGCTGCGTTCAAACTGCCGAACTTCGTGGCTGAGCTGACTCGCGACTAA
- a CDS encoding lipase/acyltransferase domain-containing protein: MKKRFARITCTVAMAALLISGSIPAGIASEKLQLAGQPGVGEWRKMEPEAPEQADSETDAPDMEAPREDSSPDGVPEDGHEAPADELGSSAPERTEEEEAATGEAPDGYPESEGDGEELDQEEIEEGARRFYRQYSGGRKPSKAALSKESKTYEVESNDTFEKADYMFAGNNAFGRIRSSSDVDTWKIEPRDHGTLTFTLSLPPSADYDIYVYDKEKRELGNSKNSEGKVRKVENIGVEKKQRYYVRVVGNNRSYNNQLYYQLRADLRTGQEGKPDPYEPNNSIRESAKLEAAQITANLHRKEDVDYYQFSVKKASTIVVKLTDIPETMDLDIQLFDGSSKQVASSEKSKNKDEEIVYNGDPGTYYIKVYASRSSAITNHAYRLSLQTYTIPIILIPGIGGSRLQAEEEGEVREAWLGLVDIGFGIGDLRHRIELALKPAEKNSVNVVPYAPWIKINPEGTDGGFRAIESLSYTIKFDYVEKRVEQYLSMVKRLEEEGYTKNKDLFAMPYDWRLSNKENAKYLKQKIDEALRTSGAKQVQLVAHSMGGLLVRETLLTTASYQPKVKRIVYMGTPFLGSPRAYQAIKFGYNFGIPVFHEGAGKAIAEYAPAVYELLPSRTLFEKELVLKRDPVYGFPYNAMLEDDRVKLDYLPLLKHADTLHSKWDNKTIRVPQYSIIGFGQTTLKGYEYFTGLKVLRPFFESAGDGTVTLASANYGQKDILKKFYVAEEHAQLPKNPQVIEQVVQLTRGNDRVQPGLRHTANTKNDYLYYILYREDGEFPEITFTKSGQTIEITPDKREEWEDLRIEYHGNTVVIHVLDHEPLTFTQSRQSRNGNSSAVQIETYSSKDKADHRVDEDAYKRKRGD; the protein is encoded by the coding sequence ATGAAAAAGCGCTTTGCGAGGATCACGTGCACAGTCGCGATGGCGGCCTTGCTGATATCGGGCAGCATACCCGCAGGCATAGCGAGTGAAAAGCTTCAGCTCGCCGGACAGCCCGGTGTCGGGGAATGGCGGAAAATGGAGCCCGAAGCCCCGGAGCAGGCGGACAGCGAAACAGACGCGCCTGATATGGAAGCACCCCGAGAAGATTCATCGCCGGATGGCGTCCCGGAAGACGGTCACGAGGCGCCTGCAGATGAGTTAGGATCGTCCGCGCCAGAACGGACAGAAGAAGAGGAGGCCGCCACAGGTGAAGCTCCAGATGGTTACCCGGAGTCAGAGGGGGATGGCGAGGAGCTGGACCAAGAAGAGATCGAGGAGGGAGCCCGCCGTTTTTACCGTCAATATTCAGGCGGCCGCAAGCCCAGCAAAGCGGCATTAAGCAAAGAGTCTAAAACGTATGAAGTCGAGTCCAATGATACGTTTGAAAAAGCGGATTACATGTTTGCGGGGAACAATGCTTTTGGCAGAATCAGGTCGAGCAGCGATGTGGACACCTGGAAAATTGAGCCCAGGGATCACGGCACACTGACATTTACGTTAAGCCTGCCCCCTTCCGCCGACTACGATATCTATGTCTACGACAAGGAGAAAAGGGAGCTGGGGAATTCAAAAAATAGCGAGGGGAAAGTGCGGAAGGTTGAAAACATCGGCGTAGAGAAGAAACAGAGGTACTACGTCCGTGTCGTCGGGAACAATCGCAGCTATAACAACCAACTCTACTACCAACTGCGCGCCGACCTTCGCACGGGACAAGAGGGAAAGCCAGATCCATACGAGCCGAATAACAGCATACGCGAATCCGCGAAACTGGAAGCCGCGCAGATAACCGCGAACCTGCACCGAAAAGAGGATGTGGATTACTATCAATTCTCCGTAAAAAAGGCCTCAACCATCGTGGTGAAACTGACAGACATACCAGAGACGATGGATTTGGATATACAGCTGTTTGACGGCAGCAGCAAACAGGTCGCCTCTTCCGAAAAGTCCAAAAACAAGGACGAAGAGATTGTTTACAACGGCGACCCTGGGACCTACTACATCAAGGTCTATGCAAGCCGCAGCTCGGCCATCACAAACCACGCCTATCGCTTAAGCCTCCAGACTTACACCATTCCGATCATTTTGATCCCCGGTATTGGCGGGTCCCGTCTTCAAGCGGAGGAAGAGGGAGAAGTAAGAGAGGCATGGCTCGGCCTTGTTGACATAGGATTCGGGATTGGCGATCTTCGTCACCGAATAGAGCTTGCTCTGAAACCGGCGGAGAAAAATAGCGTAAACGTAGTTCCGTATGCACCATGGATCAAGATTAATCCCGAGGGAACGGATGGGGGATTCCGAGCCATCGAGTCTCTCTCCTACACGATTAAATTTGACTATGTAGAAAAAAGGGTCGAACAATATTTAAGCATGGTAAAAAGGCTAGAAGAGGAAGGGTATACAAAAAACAAAGATTTGTTTGCCATGCCGTACGACTGGCGTTTGAGCAATAAAGAGAATGCAAAGTATCTGAAACAAAAGATTGATGAGGCGCTCCGAACGAGTGGGGCAAAACAGGTTCAACTTGTGGCTCACAGTATGGGAGGCCTACTGGTAAGAGAAACATTGCTGACGACCGCTTCCTATCAGCCAAAGGTCAAACGAATTGTCTATATGGGAACGCCATTTCTAGGCTCACCTCGAGCGTACCAGGCTATTAAGTTTGGGTATAACTTTGGGATTCCGGTATTCCATGAAGGGGCGGGCAAGGCCATCGCTGAATATGCCCCAGCCGTTTACGAGCTGCTTCCCTCACGTACATTATTTGAAAAGGAGCTTGTCCTGAAGAGGGATCCCGTTTACGGTTTCCCCTATAACGCGATGCTCGAAGATGACCGAGTCAAGCTGGATTACCTCCCACTGTTAAAGCATGCGGATACCCTTCACAGTAAATGGGATAACAAAACCATTCGTGTTCCGCAATACTCTATTATTGGTTTTGGACAAACCACGCTGAAGGGATATGAGTATTTTACGGGTTTGAAGGTTCTGAGGCCCTTTTTTGAAAGTGCAGGAGATGGGACTGTTACTTTGGCGAGTGCCAATTACGGACAAAAAGATATTTTGAAGAAATTTTATGTAGCGGAAGAACATGCACAATTGCCAAAAAATCCACAAGTGATTGAACAGGTTGTTCAACTTACCAGAGGGAATGATCGGGTCCAACCGGGTTTGCGCCATACGGCCAATACCAAAAACGATTATTTGTACTATATTCTCTATCGAGAAGACGGCGAATTCCCGGAAATAACATTTACCAAATCAGGACAAACCATTGAGATTACGCCCGATAAGAGAGAAGAATGGGAAGACCTACGGATTGAATATCACGGCAATACCGTCGTCATCCACGTACTGGACCACGAGCCCCTCACCTTTACGCAGTCAAGGCAGTCGCGTAATGGAAACTCCTCTGCCGTCCAGATCGAAACCTATTCGTCAAAAGACAAAGCGGACCACCGTGTAGACGAAGACGCGTACAAGAGAAAGAGAGGCGATTAA
- a CDS encoding MFS transporter, producing MREVFANREFKKLFFSNLFSGFGQGMTMIGIAWYLVETTGSAELLGTTMLTSAFLMFFIGPYIGTLIDRLSRKKMMLAEHVIGFTVLAVLSLWGFFGPYAEWMLIAIYLVTTLMYQIHYPAQAALVQESFDSKHYHAINSLLEVEGQTASVLAGGFAGLLLNYFGLHLVLMINALTYLTAYLLMSTMAYTFTLEKEAKQNVGVSWMGQLYQSWQYIRSQKGFLVFGISAMMPFIAIMASNLLSPVYVNQTLKADVTVYSMGEVTYAVGAVAAGLLVSRMVGKVGQLPAMVGNTLLFAVVTIAMVAISQGWGFVAASIFFGWCNSSVRLVRQTLYMNVVPKQVMGRVMSFFNSVGMMMRLLLIGLFTYTVDYTGAGVGYLVLAGLLLLAALGIVTSMRYLLESAQSRATVAAEETSA from the coding sequence GTGAGAGAAGTGTTCGCCAACCGCGAGTTTAAGAAACTGTTTTTCTCCAATCTGTTTTCCGGTTTCGGTCAGGGGATGACGATGATCGGCATTGCCTGGTACCTGGTGGAGACGACCGGATCGGCGGAGCTGCTGGGAACGACCATGCTGACATCTGCCTTTCTGATGTTTTTTATCGGGCCTTATATCGGCACCTTGATCGACCGCCTGTCACGGAAAAAAATGATGCTGGCGGAACATGTTATCGGGTTCACAGTTCTGGCAGTCTTGTCTCTCTGGGGCTTTTTCGGCCCGTATGCGGAGTGGATGCTGATCGCGATCTACCTCGTCACGACCTTGATGTACCAGATTCACTATCCGGCGCAGGCGGCACTGGTGCAGGAGAGTTTTGATTCCAAGCATTACCACGCGATCAACAGCCTGTTGGAGGTAGAGGGGCAGACGGCTTCCGTCCTGGCGGGAGGTTTCGCCGGGCTTCTGCTCAATTATTTCGGCTTGCACCTGGTGCTTATGATCAATGCGCTGACCTATCTGACCGCGTATTTGCTGATGTCGACGATGGCGTATACATTCACCTTGGAAAAAGAAGCGAAGCAAAATGTCGGGGTATCCTGGATGGGACAGCTTTACCAAAGCTGGCAGTACATCCGCTCGCAAAAAGGCTTTCTCGTCTTCGGCATTTCCGCCATGATGCCGTTTATCGCGATTATGGCCAGCAATCTTTTGTCGCCCGTCTACGTGAACCAGACCCTGAAAGCGGATGTGACCGTCTATTCGATGGGCGAGGTCACCTATGCGGTCGGAGCGGTCGCGGCCGGCCTGCTCGTATCCAGGATGGTCGGCAAAGTAGGGCAGCTGCCCGCCATGGTCGGGAATACGCTGCTTTTCGCTGTCGTCACGATTGCCATGGTCGCCATCTCGCAGGGCTGGGGCTTTGTCGCCGCTTCGATCTTCTTCGGCTGGTGCAACTCCTCGGTGCGGCTGGTGCGCCAAACTTTGTACATGAATGTAGTGCCCAAGCAGGTGATGGGACGCGTGATGAGTTTCTTCAATTCGGTCGGTATGATGATGCGTCTCTTGCTGATCGGGCTGTTCACCTATACGGTCGACTACACCGGGGCGGGAGTCGGCTATCTGGTCCTGGCCGGGCTCTTGCTGCTGGCCGCGCTCGGGATCGTCACATCGATGCGCTATCTGCTGGAATCCGCCCAGTCGAGAGCAACAGTTGCAGCGGAGGAGACCTCCGCGTAA
- the speB gene encoding agmatinase, with translation MRFDEAYSGNVFIRSHANYEESQAVIYGMPMDWTVSFRPGSRFGPARIREVSIGLEEYSPYLDRLLEEVKYFDAGDIPLPFGNVEGSLEAIREFVSKVLADGKMPIGLGGEHLVSWPVFQAVYEKYKSDLVIFHFDAHTDLRDHYEGYPYSHSTPIKKACDLIGGKNVYSFGIRSGMKEEFEWAKENMHLYKYDVLEPVKQVLPTIGNRPIYLTIDIDVLDPAHAPGTGTTEAGGITSRELLDTIHFMSKNGANVIGCDLVEVAPVYDHSEMTQIVASKILRELILGFVK, from the coding sequence ATGCGTTTTGATGAAGCGTATTCGGGGAATGTGTTTATCCGCAGCCACGCCAACTACGAGGAGAGCCAAGCGGTGATCTACGGCATGCCGATGGATTGGACCGTCAGCTTTCGGCCGGGGTCCCGTTTTGGCCCGGCCCGTATCCGCGAGGTATCGATTGGCTTGGAGGAGTACAGCCCGTACCTGGACAGGCTGCTGGAAGAAGTAAAGTACTTTGACGCGGGAGATATTCCGCTGCCCTTCGGCAATGTCGAAGGCAGTCTGGAGGCGATCCGCGAGTTTGTCAGCAAAGTGCTGGCGGACGGAAAAATGCCGATCGGCCTCGGCGGCGAGCATCTCGTCTCCTGGCCGGTGTTTCAGGCGGTATATGAGAAGTACAAGTCCGATCTGGTGATTTTCCATTTCGACGCCCATACGGACCTGCGGGACCATTACGAGGGCTATCCGTATTCCCATTCCACGCCGATCAAAAAAGCGTGCGATTTGATTGGCGGAAAGAACGTCTACTCCTTTGGCATCCGCAGCGGTATGAAGGAAGAGTTCGAGTGGGCCAAAGAAAACATGCATCTCTACAAGTACGATGTGCTTGAACCGGTCAAGCAGGTGCTGCCGACCATCGGCAACCGCCCGATTTACCTGACCATCGACATCGACGTGCTGGATCCGGCCCATGCCCCGGGCACAGGCACGACGGAAGCAGGAGGCATCACTTCCCGCGAGCTGCTGGACACGATCCATTTCATGTCCAAAAACGGAGCCAATGTGATCGGCTGCGACCTCGTAGAGGTAGCCCCGGTCTATGATCACAGCGAAATGACGCAGATCGTGGCCTCCAAAATTCTGCGCGAGCTGATTCTGGGCTTTGTAAAATAA
- a CDS encoding YwhD family protein — MDIFDSKKGGFTIVNSKTDVHGGFGQGVLDLSAVSSVIIDGDEAYIDMGALHAKSAVEKGIKWTTNKDEVPNGKPYWIVWVTVDRNEAGPYYAGATACYMEVDREARRGYKILAEHVNRMDYSMKRRIMLSELGDKEKAALKKLLMTHNEKMWENSTQELKDSLA; from the coding sequence GTGGATATTTTTGACAGCAAAAAAGGCGGCTTTACAATTGTCAACAGCAAGACGGACGTCCATGGCGGTTTCGGTCAGGGGGTATTGGATTTGTCGGCGGTGTCGTCGGTCATTATTGACGGGGACGAAGCCTATATCGATATGGGAGCGCTTCACGCCAAGAGTGCAGTGGAGAAAGGGATCAAATGGACAACGAACAAAGATGAAGTGCCGAACGGCAAACCTTATTGGATTGTGTGGGTAACCGTGGATCGCAACGAAGCGGGGCCTTACTATGCGGGAGCGACAGCATGCTACATGGAGGTGGATCGGGAAGCCCGCCGCGGGTACAAGATCCTGGCGGAACACGTGAACCGGATGGATTACTCCATGAAACGCCGCATTATGCTCTCCGAATTAGGCGATAAGGAAAAAGCCGCCCTGAAAAAATTGCTCATGACCCATAACGAAAAAATGTGGGAAAATTCCACGCAAGAACTAAAGGACAGCTTGGCCTGA
- a CDS encoding transglycosylase domain-containing protein, with product MEVMREAPLLRYLRLVKKFVKFLILSLLCGSFALLMLILYLRSQPLPEVFINQTTTIYAENGEVIDTLHRGHNRIVVPLREMAPALIQATVSIEDRSFHNHFGIDLKRLARAAYVDVIHMEKVQGASTITQQLARNLYLTLDKTWERKIKEALLAIQLELNYTKDEILEMYMNQIYYGHSAYGAQAAAQTYFGKDAKDLTLAESALLAGIPKGPSYYSPYVDFEKAKSRQKLILQAMQRSGYITSEQVEKAFAEPIKLRERSREKAPELAPYFQDYLANLVKNRYGIDEETFIHGGLKIYTTLDPVMQKKAEEIVAATLPKDSPDLQAALVAMDPKTGHIKAMVGGRDYQKSQYNRVLGKRQPGSSFKPILYLAALQNGFTPLTMMKSEPTVFTYDRVKQYIPRNFGERYAHDFISMREAIKTSDNIYAVKTIDHLTPQKVVDTAKQLGINSPLLAVPSLALGASPVSPLELNAVYAVFANNGAYVKPIAITRIEDQQGNILVEEKTEKTEVADPIASALLTNMMQSVFERGGTGHRVAELLNRPVAGKTGSTDYDAWLSGFTPQLVSTVWVGYDQNRKVDDVKEGYLSKKIWAEFMEKALADQPPALFEMPAGVVSVYIDPKSGKLATENCPNPQLFYFAKGTEPQEFCNDHLPEHESPQPLTPPDSPSIWQRMGSWLSQPGD from the coding sequence ATGGAAGTGATGCGGGAAGCCCCGCTGCTCAGATACCTTCGTCTGGTAAAGAAATTCGTAAAATTTCTCATACTCAGCCTATTGTGCGGCTCCTTTGCCCTGCTGATGCTGATTCTGTACCTCCGCTCGCAGCCGCTTCCGGAGGTATTTATCAATCAAACAACCACGATCTACGCAGAGAATGGCGAAGTGATCGATACGCTGCATCGCGGCCACAACCGGATCGTCGTGCCGCTGAGGGAGATGGCCCCGGCGCTGATACAGGCGACGGTCTCCATCGAAGACCGCTCCTTTCACAATCATTTCGGGATCGACCTGAAGCGGCTTGCCCGTGCAGCGTATGTCGACGTGATCCATATGGAAAAAGTGCAGGGGGCCAGCACCATTACCCAGCAGCTCGCCCGCAACCTCTATTTGACGCTGGACAAGACCTGGGAGCGGAAAATCAAAGAGGCGCTGCTGGCCATTCAGCTGGAACTCAATTACACCAAGGATGAGATCCTGGAGATGTACATGAACCAGATCTACTACGGCCATTCTGCTTACGGCGCCCAAGCCGCTGCCCAAACTTACTTCGGCAAGGACGCCAAAGACCTCACCCTGGCGGAAAGCGCACTGTTGGCCGGCATCCCCAAGGGACCCTCCTACTATTCGCCCTATGTCGATTTCGAAAAGGCGAAGTCGCGGCAAAAGCTGATCCTGCAAGCGATGCAGCGCTCCGGCTACATCACCTCCGAACAGGTGGAGAAAGCCTTTGCCGAGCCCATCAAGCTGCGGGAGAGAAGCCGCGAAAAGGCGCCTGAGCTCGCCCCTTATTTTCAGGATTATCTGGCCAATCTGGTGAAAAACCGGTACGGGATCGACGAGGAGACATTTATTCACGGGGGCCTGAAGATCTATACGACGCTAGACCCGGTCATGCAGAAAAAGGCCGAGGAGATCGTCGCGGCGACGCTGCCAAAGGACAGCCCCGATCTGCAGGCCGCCCTGGTCGCGATGGACCCGAAGACCGGCCATATCAAAGCCATGGTCGGGGGACGGGATTACCAAAAGAGCCAGTACAACCGGGTGCTCGGAAAGCGGCAGCCCGGCTCGTCATTCAAGCCGATTCTGTACCTGGCCGCTTTGCAAAACGGTTTTACGCCTCTAACCATGATGAAAAGCGAACCGACGGTCTTTACGTATGACCGGGTGAAGCAGTACATCCCGCGCAACTTTGGCGAACGCTACGCCCACGACTTCATCAGCATGCGGGAAGCGATCAAAACCTCGGACAATATCTATGCCGTAAAAACGATCGACCATCTCACCCCGCAAAAAGTCGTGGATACGGCCAAACAGCTGGGAATTAACAGTCCCCTGCTCGCCGTGCCCTCTCTCGCGCTGGGGGCCTCGCCGGTATCCCCTCTGGAGTTGAATGCGGTCTACGCCGTTTTTGCCAATAACGGCGCCTATGTAAAGCCGATTGCGATTACCCGCATCGAGGATCAGCAGGGAAATATCCTCGTCGAAGAAAAGACGGAAAAAACCGAGGTGGCCGACCCGATCGCTTCCGCTCTGCTGACCAATATGATGCAGAGCGTGTTCGAACGCGGCGGCACCGGCCATCGGGTCGCGGAACTGCTGAACCGGCCGGTAGCCGGAAAAACCGGTTCGACGGATTACGATGCCTGGCTAAGCGGTTTTACACCGCAGCTGGTCAGCACGGTCTGGGTAGGGTACGATCAGAATCGCAAGGTGGATGATGTCAAGGAAGGGTATCTGTCCAAGAAAATTTGGGCGGAGTTCATGGAAAAAGCACTGGCGGATCAGCCGCCGGCCCTGTTCGAGATGCCTGCAGGGGTGGTCTCGGTCTATATCGATCCGAAATCCGGAAAACTGGCGACAGAAAACTGCCCGAACCCTCAGCTCTTCTACTTTGCCAAAGGCACAGAGCCGCAGGAGTTTTGCAACGATCATCTGCCCGAACACGAATCGCCCCAACCGCTGACCCCGCCGGATTCGCCATCGATCTGGCAGCGAATGGGCAGCTGGCTGAGCCAGCCGGGAGACTGA
- a CDS encoding DUF1934 domain-containing protein has protein sequence MQEVSVELKTRHRLYDDWQEEVNRYAGRFVWKESDWYLTYKEQLEGAGEVSTIWKISEGVISLVRQGAIQTKQMFKRGKTDRTTYRSPHGTFLMELHVNKMKVTAESDIPSQVEISYQLWLNEQYAGDHELRLQIQSAGQSAPNL, from the coding sequence ATGCAAGAGGTGAGTGTAGAACTGAAAACCCGGCATCGGCTGTACGATGACTGGCAAGAGGAAGTAAACCGGTACGCAGGCCGCTTCGTGTGGAAGGAGAGCGACTGGTACCTGACGTATAAAGAACAGCTGGAGGGCGCTGGGGAGGTCAGCACCATTTGGAAAATATCCGAGGGAGTCATCTCCTTGGTGCGCCAGGGGGCCATCCAGACGAAGCAGATGTTCAAGCGGGGAAAAACGGATCGGACGACCTACCGCAGCCCCCATGGCACCTTTCTGATGGAACTGCACGTCAACAAGATGAAAGTAACGGCAGAAAGCGACATCCCGAGCCAGGTGGAAATTTCGTACCAGCTCTGGCTGAACGAGCAGTATGCGGGAGACCATGAACTTCGCTTGCAAATCCAATCCGCCGGGCAGTCCGCCCCGAACCTCTGA